TACCGTGCATGAGAAGGTGAAAGCAATCCCGCATATTGATACGGTTCCGCAGCTATGGATGCTGACATCCAGCGGAGAGAGTGGTTTACTCGCTGCACGGCAGGGCTGGGCGTTGTCTTTTGCACATTTTATTTATCCTGTAGGGGGCCCGCAGGCGGTGAGAACATACCGGGAGAAATTCAAACCATCTCAGTTCCTAAGTGAACCAGCTGCCAGTGTGGGCATTTTTGTATTCTGTGCAGATACACAGGAAAAGGCAGATGAGCTACAGGCAATGATGGATTACCGGCTACTGAGTTTTGAAAAAGGCAGATTCGATCAGTTTCCTTCTTACGAAGAGGTGCGCGACTACGAATATTCAGATATGGAATGGCAGCGCGTGATGCAGAACAGGGGGCGTATGATCGCAGGAACACCTGAACAGGTAAAGCAGCGTATGCTAAAGCTTGCTGACGATTATGGTGTGAATGAGATCGTGGCAGCCACCATGGCCGAGAAGGTGGAAGATTGGTTCCGATCATATGAGCTGCTGGCAGACATATTCAACCTCGAACCGCGGGATGTTTCATAAAAAGGTGCTGACATTTACGTAGTATTTGCGGATATTGCGAATTGTTGTTCTTTTACTTACACGAACAGCAATTTAAATTCGTCTGTTTTTACCGCATGGAACAAAAAGATAAGGGAGTAGATCCGGTGACCTACCGGGAAGAATATCAGGAGTGGATGCGCTTTGCGTTGCAGGCTGCCGGTTTGGGTACCTGGGACATGGATCCGATCAACAAGCGTGTTATATGGGATGACCGTTGCCGTGAGTTGTATGGCTTTCCGGAAGGAAACGTCACCACCTATGAAAGTGTACTCACGTACGTACATCCCGACGATAAGGAGCTGGTGAACACCGCTGTAGAGAAAGCGATGGCAGGAGATGCCGGCGGTAAATATGATATAGAATTCCGTACCATTGGTGCGGCTGACAATAAATTACGCTGGCTGAGATGTATCGGACAGGCTTACTTCAATGAACAGCAAGTCGCTTACCGCTTTGCAGGAACAGCCCAGGATATCACCAAACAGCGCAAAAGCCGGGAAAGACAGGCGATGTTATTTTCCCTGGTAGAAAGTGGTTCAGATTGTATGGCGGCGTCAGATATCGATGGCCGTCTGTTCTATATAAACCCGTCTGGCCGGAAACTCCTGGGCATTCCATTGGATCTGGATGTATCGCTCCTGGAAGACAAAGACTTCTATGTAACAGATAGCTATCAGACCTTCAGCACAGATATCCTTCCCCTGCTTAAAGAAGGCCGGAAATGGGCTGGCAGGATCTACCTGAAACATTATCTCACAAAAGAAACGATTCCTTTTCACGCAGATTATACCGCTATCCGGGATCCCAGGACCCATCACATTATTGGCCGCGGAGCATCCCTGCGCGATCTCCGCCCGGAGCTGGAAGCCAAGAGAGAGCAGCAGAAACTGCTGGCGTTACTCGAGAACAGCCGCGACTTCGTAAGCCTTTCAAGTGATGATGGTTATGTGTCTTATGTGAATGCTGCGGGTCTCAAACTGCTCGGCCTGCAGACACTTGAAGAGGCAAAAAGGCACAACAGCGAATACCTGATGCCGGAGGAACGGGAGCGTCTGAAGGAGGTGGTGAACAAAGACCTCTTCAGCCGGGGACAATGGTCGGGCGAAATATTATACCGTCATTTCCGTACAGGAGAAGCCATCCCCGTTCATGGCACGACGATGCTGGTATACGATCCGGTAACGGGTATGTCGCAGGGGCGGGCCACTATTTCCCGCGATCTGAGAGAAGAGAAAGCATTGCGTCAGCGCATGATAGACAACGAGCAGGAACTGGAAAAGCTCGTAGAACAGCGCACCGGCGAACTGAAAAAAGCTAACATCGACCTGAATATCGTCAATCAGAACCTGGAGCAGTTTGCCTATGTAGCCAGCCATGACCTGCAGGAGCCGCTGCGGAAGATCAACATGTTCTCCGCACTGTTACAGGATAAGTATGCGAATGAACTGAATGAAGCGGGCGTACGCAATCTCGGTATCATCCGGAATGCGGCGACCAGGATGACCACCCTGATCCAGGACCTGCTGGCCTTTTCAAGAGTGTCCCGCCAGGATCACTTATTTGAAAAGGTAGACCTTCGGCAAACATTGGAGCAGGTCGTTGCAGACCTTGACCTGCTGATCCAGCAGAAAAGCGCGACGATCAACTACGATAGCCTTTGCACAGTGAACGCTATCCCGCTGCATATGACACAGCTGTTCCAGAACTTACTGAGTAACGCGCTGAAGTTCAGTAAGGCAGATGTGCCGCCGGTGATCAGTCTCACTTCCCGGATGATGGCGCCACAGGAAGTGGCCGAACATCCGCAGCTGCAGAATGGTACGCCTTATTGCGAAATAAAGGTACAGGACAACGGTATCGGATTTGCCGCAACATATGCGCGTAAGATCTTCGTGATCTTCCAGCGCCTGCATGGAAGGGGAGAATATGAAGGAAGTGGCATCGGACTGGCACTCTGTCAGAAAATAGTGATCGCCCACCATGGTATTATCTACGGAGAATCAGTCGAAAAGGAGGGCGCCACCTTTACAGTTATATTACCGGCGTACACTTGATTATATTTTTTTATATTTTTGCCTGAAATAACCGATCCTATCCTATGAGAAGATACTTCCTGCTGATGGCAGTCATAGCACTGAGCTTCGCTGCCTGTACAAAAGAATCAGGCGTTGGCGGTGGAACCACAAATCCGGGTGATACAACTACTACGCCCGGTTCCGGAAACGGAACAGGCGGAAACAAGGCTGATAGCGTAGTGACCTTTACCGATCTGAAATTCTCCCTGACTCCGGCCAGCGAAAGTTATGGTCGTGCATTCTCCTCCTTCAAGGGAAATGTATACCTGGACAACCGCATCCCGGATTCTATCGGTAAGTATATCGATATCTTTTTCAACAATTTCGGGTCAAACTCTATGTTCTTTGCCAGCCCGAATGATGAAACTGTTGACCTGAAGATACCTGGTACACTGACTACCCTGATACGTAACAAAGTGCCGTTAGACACCTTCGACGTAAGCGCTTTCGACACGATAATGCATGCTTCAACGATCAAGAAGCTGACCGTAAAGAATGACAATGAAAGCTTCGGTACCGGCGACCTGCCATGGATCGTATTCTTCCAGAATGGTTTTGCGAAAAAAGGCATCATCAAGGTAAAATCGATGAGTGCTGACTATATCGTGGCTGACGTGAAAGTAATGTACTGATAGTAAGATATTTATGCAGAGAGAATAAAGGCTGTTCACACACGGTGAACGGCCTTTTCTTA
The DNA window shown above is from Chitinophaga agri and carries:
- a CDS encoding sensor histidine kinase; this translates as MEQKDKGVDPVTYREEYQEWMRFALQAAGLGTWDMDPINKRVIWDDRCRELYGFPEGNVTTYESVLTYVHPDDKELVNTAVEKAMAGDAGGKYDIEFRTIGAADNKLRWLRCIGQAYFNEQQVAYRFAGTAQDITKQRKSRERQAMLFSLVESGSDCMAASDIDGRLFYINPSGRKLLGIPLDLDVSLLEDKDFYVTDSYQTFSTDILPLLKEGRKWAGRIYLKHYLTKETIPFHADYTAIRDPRTHHIIGRGASLRDLRPELEAKREQQKLLALLENSRDFVSLSSDDGYVSYVNAAGLKLLGLQTLEEAKRHNSEYLMPEERERLKEVVNKDLFSRGQWSGEILYRHFRTGEAIPVHGTTMLVYDPVTGMSQGRATISRDLREEKALRQRMIDNEQELEKLVEQRTGELKKANIDLNIVNQNLEQFAYVASHDLQEPLRKINMFSALLQDKYANELNEAGVRNLGIIRNAATRMTTLIQDLLAFSRVSRQDHLFEKVDLRQTLEQVVADLDLLIQQKSATINYDSLCTVNAIPLHMTQLFQNLLSNALKFSKADVPPVISLTSRMMAPQEVAEHPQLQNGTPYCEIKVQDNGIGFAATYARKIFVIFQRLHGRGEYEGSGIGLALCQKIVIAHHGIIYGESVEKEGATFTVILPAYT
- a CDS encoding LLM class flavin-dependent oxidoreductase translates to MADRKLSLSVLDQSPIRKGSNAVESLQESVKLAQLADRLGFTRYWLSEHHNTRSLAGASPEILIARLAAATKHIRLGSGGVMLPNHSTLKVAENFRLLEALYPGRIDLGIGRAPGGDRLTAHVLNPSNTFEPRDFVQQVNDLEGYLSDSSEPGTVHEKVKAIPHIDTVPQLWMLTSSGESGLLAARQGWALSFAHFIYPVGGPQAVRTYREKFKPSQFLSEPAASVGIFVFCADTQEKADELQAMMDYRLLSFEKGRFDQFPSYEEVRDYEYSDMEWQRVMQNRGRMIAGTPEQVKQRMLKLADDYGVNEIVAATMAEKVEDWFRSYELLADIFNLEPRDVS